One segment of Passer domesticus isolate bPasDom1 chromosome 28, bPasDom1.hap1, whole genome shotgun sequence DNA contains the following:
- the RHOBTB2 gene encoding rho-related BTB domain-containing protein 2 isoform X1 produces MERQIPVLRVRSQLMDSDMDYERPNVETIKCVVVGDNAVGKTRLICARACNATLTQYQLLATHVPTVWAIDQYRVCQEVLERSRDVVDDVSVSLRLWDTFGDHHKDRRFAYGRSDVVVLCFSIANPNSLHHVKTMWYPEIKHFCPRAPVILVGCQLDLRYADLEAVNRARRPLARPIKPNEILPPEKGREVAKELGIPYYETSVVAQFGVKDVFDNAIRAALISRRHLQFWKSHLRNVQRPLLQAPFLPPKPPPPIIIVPDPPSNNEERPAHLLEDPLCADVILVLQEKIKIYAHKIYLSTSSSKFYDLFLMDLSEEDQQSTAGHGFGVAVTAAAERMLHQEERHHGRDFLLRAASFDICESAEEAGPGQRKPCLRASTSDGILRGDRYENGERGLRRGRNLSSWSRAFTSIQEEMAEDPLTYKSKLMVVVKMDASIQPGPFRAVLKYLYTGELDENERDLMHIAHIAELLEVFDLRMMVANILNNEAFMNQEITKAFHVRRTNRVKECLAKGTFSDVTFVLDDGAISAHKPLLISSCDWMAAMFGGPFVESSTNEVALPHTSKSCMRAVLEYLYTGQFSSSPDLDDMKLIILANRLCLPHLVALTEQYTVTGLMEAAQMMVDIDGDVLVFLELAQFHCAYQLADWCLHHICTNYNNVCRKFPRDMKAMSGENQEYFEKHRWPPVWYLKEEDHYQRAKKEREKEDYLHLKRQPKRRWLFWNASSSPSSSPSSSAATASSSSSSSSSSAVV; encoded by the exons ATGGAGAGACAGATCCCCGTGCTGCGAGTCCG GTCCCAATTAATGGATTCTGACATGGATTATGAGAGGCCAAACGTAGAAACCATCAAGTGCGTCGTGGTCGGGGACAACGCGGTGGGCAAGACCCGGCTCATCTGTGCCCGTGCCTGCAACGCCACCTTGACCCAGTACCAGCTGCTGGCCACCCAcgtgcccacggtgtgggccaTCGACCAGTACCGCGTCTGCCAGGAG GTGCTGGAGCGCTCCCGGGATGTGGTAGACGATGTCAGCGTGTCCTTGCGCCTCTGGGACACCTTTGGTGACCACCACAAGGACAGGCGCTTTGCCTACGGCAG GTCCGACGTCGTGGTTTTGTGCTTCTCCATCGCCAACCCCAACTCCCTGCACCATGTGAAGACCATGTGGTACCCGGAGATCAAGCACTTCTGCCCCCGCGCCCCCGTCATCCTGGTGGGCTGCCAGCTCGACCTGCGCTACGCCGACCTGGAGGCCGTCAACCGCGCCCGGCGACCCTTGGCCAG GCCAATTAAGCCTAATGAGATCCTTCCCCCGGAGAAGGGCAGGGAGGTCGCCAAGGAGCTGGGGATCCCTTATTACGAGACGAGCGTGGTGGCCCAGTTTGGCGTCAAGGACGTCTTTGACAATGCCATCCGCGCCGCCCTCATCTCCCGCCGCCACCTGCAGTTCTGGAAGTCCCACCTGCGCAACGTGCAGCGGCCCCTGCTCCAAGCCCCCTTCCTGCCCCCCAAGCCCCCTCCTCCCATCATCATCGTCCCGGACCCCCCTTCCAACAACGAGGAGCGTCCAGCTCACCTTCTGGAGGACCCCCTGTGCGCGGACGTCATCCTGGTGCTGCAAGAGAAGATCAAAATCTACGCACACAAGATCTAcctctccacctcctcctccaagTTTTACGACCTGTTCCTCATGGACCTGAGCGAGGAGGACCAGCAGAGCACCGCGGGGCACGGCTTCGGGGTGGCCGTCACCGCGGCCGCCGAGCGGATGCTGCACCAGGAGGAGAGGCACCACGGGCGGGATTTCCTCCTGAGGGCCGCCAGCTTCGACATCTGCGAGAGCGCCGAGGAGGCCGGACCCGGCCAGCGCAAACCGTGCCTTAGAGCCTCCACCAGTGACGGGATCCTGCGGGGCGACCGCTACGAGAACGGCGAGCGCGGGCTGCGCCGGGGCCGGAACCTCTCCTCGTGGAGCAGGGCCTTCACCAGCATCCAGGAGGAGATGGCCGAGGACCCGCTGACCTACAAGTCCAAGCTGATGGTGGTGGTGAAGATGGACGCGTCCATCCAGCCGGGTCCTTTCCGGGCCGTGCTGAAGTACCTGTACACGGGCGAGCTGGACGAGAACGAGCGGGACCTCATGCACATCGCTCACATCGCCGAGCTGCTGGAGGTGTTCGACCTGCGCATGATGGTGGCCAACATCCTCAACAACGAGGCGTTCATGAACCAGGAGATCACCAAAGCCTTCCACGTCCGGAGGACCAACCGGGTGAAGGAATGCCTGGCCAAGGGGACTTTCTCGG ATGTCACCTTCGTGCTGGATGACGGTGCTATCAGTGCCCACAAGCCCCTGCTCATCTCCAGCTGCGACTGGATGGCCGCGATGTTCGGCGGCCCCTTCGTGGAGAGCTCCACCAACGAG GTGGCACTTCCTCACACCAGCAAGAGCTGCATGCGGGCGGTGCTGGAGTACCTATACACGGGGCAGTTCAGCTCCAGCCCCGACCTGGACGACATGAAGCTCATCATCCTGGCCAACCGCCTCTGCCTGCCGCACCTGGTGGCTCTCACAG AGCAGTACACGGTCACCGGCCTGATGGAGGCGGCGCAGATGATGGTGGACATCGACGGGGACGTGCTGGTgttcctggagctggctcag TTCCACTGCGCCTACCAGCTCGCCGACTGGTGCCTGCACCACATCTGCACCAACTACAACAACGTCTGCCGCAAGTTCCCCCGGGACATGAAGGCCATGTCGGGAG AGAACCAGGAGTACTTCGAGAAGCACCGCTGGCCGCCGGTGTGGTACCTGAAGGAGGAGGATCACTACCAGCGGGCGAAGAAGGAGCGGGAGAAGGAAGACTACCTCCACCTCAAACGGCAGCCCAAGAGGCGGTGGCTCTTCTGGAAcgcctcctcctccccttcttcctctccttcatcgtcggcagccacagcctcctcttcctcctcctcctcctcctcctcggctGTGGTTTGA
- the LOC135286956 gene encoding tumor necrosis factor receptor superfamily member 10B-like isoform X2 codes for MRRPRRRWLPALLLVTAAALGANAVTLRRRDSLDSLDLGWGGEDRYYKKSDGLYCQKCPEGTYIAEECKEQKGSGKCEPCRPGEYMEYPNAFRWCRDCSVCREDQVKLSPCQPVRNTVCVCRNGTFCPPDHPCEMCQKCQPRCPEGQVVLKHCTPDSDLQCGPDTDTFPSYLLGITAVLVVAVGILVCIAFYCWKRHCSSPGDGTPSSRKPFEMVKLLWCKTGNVGTEDNQANRQTEMQQRHTAPERQEMLPSGSERPWRSLVPAPGSDPSKVLQRSFYTFARKVPNENWKRFGHNLNLEDNDIPKDRSEDDFYNMLRRWQNREGTKASVNTLLDTLDRISLGGVAESISNMLVQSGHFQHETS; via the exons ATGCGCCGGCCCCGACGGCGCTGGCTGCCTGCGCTGCTGCTGGTCACG GCGGCCGCTTTGGGAGCCAATGCAGTCACCCTGAGGAGGAGGGACAGCTTGGATTCCTTGGATCtaggctggggaggggaagaTCGTTACTACAAGAAAAGTGATGGTCTCTATTGCCAGAAGTGCCCTGAAG GCACCTACATTGCAGAGGAGTGTAAGGAGCAGAAGGGCTCTGGCAAGTGTGAGCCCTGCAGGCCTGGGGAATACATGGAATATCCAAACGCCTTCCGCTGGTGCCGGGACTGCTCGGTGTGCAGGGAAG ATCAGGTGAagctgagcccctgccagcccgTCAGGAACACggtgtgtgtctgcaggaacGGCACCTTCTGCCCCCCAGACCACCCCTGCGAGATGTGCCAGAAGTGCCAGCCCAG GTGTCCCGAGGGCCAAGTGGTGCTGAAACACTGCACACCTGACAGCGACCTCCAGTGTGGTCCTGACACGGACACCTTCCCCTCCT ACCTCTTGGGCATCACTGCAGTGCTGGTTGTAGCAGTTGGGATCCTGGTTTGCATTGCGTTCTACTGCTGGAAACgccactgcagctccccag GGGATGGGACACCCTCGAGCAGGAAGCCCTTTGAAATGGTG AAGCTGCTGTGGTGCAAGACAGGGAACGTGGGGACAGAGGACAACCAGGCCAACAGGCAGACAGAGATGCAGCAGCGTCACACGGCACCAGAGAGACAG GAGATGCTGCCGAGTGGGAGTGAGAGACCCTGGAGGAGTCTGGTTCCAGCCCCAGGGTCTGACCCCTCTAAAG TGCTGCAGCGCTCCTTTTACACCTTCGCTAGGAAGGTGCCCAATGAAAACTGGAAGAGATTCGGCCACAACCTGAACCTGGAGGACAATGACATCCCCAAGGACAGGTCAGAGGATGACTTCTACAACATGCTGCGCAGGTGGCAGAACAGGGAGGGCACCAAGGCCTCCGTGAACACGCTGCTGGACACCCTGGACCGCATCAGCCTCGGCGGCGTGGCAGAGAGCATCTCCAACATGCTGGTTCAGAGTGGACATTTTCAGCATGAAACGAgctga
- the RHOBTB2 gene encoding rho-related BTB domain-containing protein 2 isoform X2, translating to MDSDMDYERPNVETIKCVVVGDNAVGKTRLICARACNATLTQYQLLATHVPTVWAIDQYRVCQEVLERSRDVVDDVSVSLRLWDTFGDHHKDRRFAYGRSDVVVLCFSIANPNSLHHVKTMWYPEIKHFCPRAPVILVGCQLDLRYADLEAVNRARRPLARPIKPNEILPPEKGREVAKELGIPYYETSVVAQFGVKDVFDNAIRAALISRRHLQFWKSHLRNVQRPLLQAPFLPPKPPPPIIIVPDPPSNNEERPAHLLEDPLCADVILVLQEKIKIYAHKIYLSTSSSKFYDLFLMDLSEEDQQSTAGHGFGVAVTAAAERMLHQEERHHGRDFLLRAASFDICESAEEAGPGQRKPCLRASTSDGILRGDRYENGERGLRRGRNLSSWSRAFTSIQEEMAEDPLTYKSKLMVVVKMDASIQPGPFRAVLKYLYTGELDENERDLMHIAHIAELLEVFDLRMMVANILNNEAFMNQEITKAFHVRRTNRVKECLAKGTFSDVTFVLDDGAISAHKPLLISSCDWMAAMFGGPFVESSTNEVALPHTSKSCMRAVLEYLYTGQFSSSPDLDDMKLIILANRLCLPHLVALTEQYTVTGLMEAAQMMVDIDGDVLVFLELAQFHCAYQLADWCLHHICTNYNNVCRKFPRDMKAMSGENQEYFEKHRWPPVWYLKEEDHYQRAKKEREKEDYLHLKRQPKRRWLFWNASSSPSSSPSSSAATASSSSSSSSSSAVV from the exons ATGGATTCTGACATGGATTATGAGAGGCCAAACGTAGAAACCATCAAGTGCGTCGTGGTCGGGGACAACGCGGTGGGCAAGACCCGGCTCATCTGTGCCCGTGCCTGCAACGCCACCTTGACCCAGTACCAGCTGCTGGCCACCCAcgtgcccacggtgtgggccaTCGACCAGTACCGCGTCTGCCAGGAG GTGCTGGAGCGCTCCCGGGATGTGGTAGACGATGTCAGCGTGTCCTTGCGCCTCTGGGACACCTTTGGTGACCACCACAAGGACAGGCGCTTTGCCTACGGCAG GTCCGACGTCGTGGTTTTGTGCTTCTCCATCGCCAACCCCAACTCCCTGCACCATGTGAAGACCATGTGGTACCCGGAGATCAAGCACTTCTGCCCCCGCGCCCCCGTCATCCTGGTGGGCTGCCAGCTCGACCTGCGCTACGCCGACCTGGAGGCCGTCAACCGCGCCCGGCGACCCTTGGCCAG GCCAATTAAGCCTAATGAGATCCTTCCCCCGGAGAAGGGCAGGGAGGTCGCCAAGGAGCTGGGGATCCCTTATTACGAGACGAGCGTGGTGGCCCAGTTTGGCGTCAAGGACGTCTTTGACAATGCCATCCGCGCCGCCCTCATCTCCCGCCGCCACCTGCAGTTCTGGAAGTCCCACCTGCGCAACGTGCAGCGGCCCCTGCTCCAAGCCCCCTTCCTGCCCCCCAAGCCCCCTCCTCCCATCATCATCGTCCCGGACCCCCCTTCCAACAACGAGGAGCGTCCAGCTCACCTTCTGGAGGACCCCCTGTGCGCGGACGTCATCCTGGTGCTGCAAGAGAAGATCAAAATCTACGCACACAAGATCTAcctctccacctcctcctccaagTTTTACGACCTGTTCCTCATGGACCTGAGCGAGGAGGACCAGCAGAGCACCGCGGGGCACGGCTTCGGGGTGGCCGTCACCGCGGCCGCCGAGCGGATGCTGCACCAGGAGGAGAGGCACCACGGGCGGGATTTCCTCCTGAGGGCCGCCAGCTTCGACATCTGCGAGAGCGCCGAGGAGGCCGGACCCGGCCAGCGCAAACCGTGCCTTAGAGCCTCCACCAGTGACGGGATCCTGCGGGGCGACCGCTACGAGAACGGCGAGCGCGGGCTGCGCCGGGGCCGGAACCTCTCCTCGTGGAGCAGGGCCTTCACCAGCATCCAGGAGGAGATGGCCGAGGACCCGCTGACCTACAAGTCCAAGCTGATGGTGGTGGTGAAGATGGACGCGTCCATCCAGCCGGGTCCTTTCCGGGCCGTGCTGAAGTACCTGTACACGGGCGAGCTGGACGAGAACGAGCGGGACCTCATGCACATCGCTCACATCGCCGAGCTGCTGGAGGTGTTCGACCTGCGCATGATGGTGGCCAACATCCTCAACAACGAGGCGTTCATGAACCAGGAGATCACCAAAGCCTTCCACGTCCGGAGGACCAACCGGGTGAAGGAATGCCTGGCCAAGGGGACTTTCTCGG ATGTCACCTTCGTGCTGGATGACGGTGCTATCAGTGCCCACAAGCCCCTGCTCATCTCCAGCTGCGACTGGATGGCCGCGATGTTCGGCGGCCCCTTCGTGGAGAGCTCCACCAACGAG GTGGCACTTCCTCACACCAGCAAGAGCTGCATGCGGGCGGTGCTGGAGTACCTATACACGGGGCAGTTCAGCTCCAGCCCCGACCTGGACGACATGAAGCTCATCATCCTGGCCAACCGCCTCTGCCTGCCGCACCTGGTGGCTCTCACAG AGCAGTACACGGTCACCGGCCTGATGGAGGCGGCGCAGATGATGGTGGACATCGACGGGGACGTGCTGGTgttcctggagctggctcag TTCCACTGCGCCTACCAGCTCGCCGACTGGTGCCTGCACCACATCTGCACCAACTACAACAACGTCTGCCGCAAGTTCCCCCGGGACATGAAGGCCATGTCGGGAG AGAACCAGGAGTACTTCGAGAAGCACCGCTGGCCGCCGGTGTGGTACCTGAAGGAGGAGGATCACTACCAGCGGGCGAAGAAGGAGCGGGAGAAGGAAGACTACCTCCACCTCAAACGGCAGCCCAAGAGGCGGTGGCTCTTCTGGAAcgcctcctcctccccttcttcctctccttcatcgtcggcagccacagcctcctcttcctcctcctcctcctcctcctcggctGTGGTTTGA
- the LOC135286956 gene encoding tumor necrosis factor receptor superfamily member 10B-like isoform X1 has translation MRRPRRRWLPALLLVTAAALGANAVTLRRRDSLDSLDLGWGGEDRYYKKSDGLYCQKCPEGTYIAEECKEQKGSGKCEPCRPGEYMEYPNAFRWCRDCSVCREDQVKLSPCQPVRNTVCVCRNGTFCPPDHPCEMCQKCQPRCPEGQVVLKHCTPDSDLQCGPDTDTFPSYLLGITAVLVVAVGILVCIAFYCWKRHCSSPGDGTPSSRKPFEMVSSMFQKLLWCKTGNVGTEDNQANRQTEMQQRHTAPERQEMLPSGSERPWRSLVPAPGSDPSKVLQRSFYTFARKVPNENWKRFGHNLNLEDNDIPKDRSEDDFYNMLRRWQNREGTKASVNTLLDTLDRISLGGVAESISNMLVQSGHFQHETS, from the exons ATGCGCCGGCCCCGACGGCGCTGGCTGCCTGCGCTGCTGCTGGTCACG GCGGCCGCTTTGGGAGCCAATGCAGTCACCCTGAGGAGGAGGGACAGCTTGGATTCCTTGGATCtaggctggggaggggaagaTCGTTACTACAAGAAAAGTGATGGTCTCTATTGCCAGAAGTGCCCTGAAG GCACCTACATTGCAGAGGAGTGTAAGGAGCAGAAGGGCTCTGGCAAGTGTGAGCCCTGCAGGCCTGGGGAATACATGGAATATCCAAACGCCTTCCGCTGGTGCCGGGACTGCTCGGTGTGCAGGGAAG ATCAGGTGAagctgagcccctgccagcccgTCAGGAACACggtgtgtgtctgcaggaacGGCACCTTCTGCCCCCCAGACCACCCCTGCGAGATGTGCCAGAAGTGCCAGCCCAG GTGTCCCGAGGGCCAAGTGGTGCTGAAACACTGCACACCTGACAGCGACCTCCAGTGTGGTCCTGACACGGACACCTTCCCCTCCT ACCTCTTGGGCATCACTGCAGTGCTGGTTGTAGCAGTTGGGATCCTGGTTTGCATTGCGTTCTACTGCTGGAAACgccactgcagctccccag GGGATGGGACACCCTCGAGCAGGAAGCCCTTTGAAATGGTG AGCTCTATGTTTCAGAAGCTGCTGTGGTGCAAGACAGGGAACGTGGGGACAGAGGACAACCAGGCCAACAGGCAGACAGAGATGCAGCAGCGTCACACGGCACCAGAGAGACAG GAGATGCTGCCGAGTGGGAGTGAGAGACCCTGGAGGAGTCTGGTTCCAGCCCCAGGGTCTGACCCCTCTAAAG TGCTGCAGCGCTCCTTTTACACCTTCGCTAGGAAGGTGCCCAATGAAAACTGGAAGAGATTCGGCCACAACCTGAACCTGGAGGACAATGACATCCCCAAGGACAGGTCAGAGGATGACTTCTACAACATGCTGCGCAGGTGGCAGAACAGGGAGGGCACCAAGGCCTCCGTGAACACGCTGCTGGACACCCTGGACCGCATCAGCCTCGGCGGCGTGGCAGAGAGCATCTCCAACATGCTGGTTCAGAGTGGACATTTTCAGCATGAAACGAgctga